In the Heterodontus francisci isolate sHetFra1 chromosome 6, sHetFra1.hap1, whole genome shotgun sequence genome, one interval contains:
- the LOC137371204 gene encoding dicarboxylate carrier UCP2-like — translation MVGFKPTDVPPTATVKFIGAGTAACIADLFTFPLDTAKVRLQIQGELKSAAEVAPLKYRGVFGTMATMIKTEGPRSLYSGLVAGLQRQMSFASVRIGLYDSVKQFYTKGSEHVGVGSRLLAGCTTGAMAVAFAQPTDVVKVRFQAQANVSGPNRRYNGTIEAYKTIAKEEGIRGLWKGTLPNIARNAIVNCTELVTYDLIKDLLMKNGLLSDNLPCHFSSAIGAGFCTTIIASPVDVVKTRYMNSAPGQYNSALNCAVTMFTKEGLTAFYKGFMPSFLRLGSWNIVMFITYEQLKRAMMVATFS, via the exons ATGGTTGGATTCAAACCCACGGATGTTCCTCCAACAGCCACAGTGAAATTTATTGGTGCTGGAACAGCTGCTTGCATAGCTGACCTGTTTACCTTCCCTTTGGACACTGCTAAAGTTAGATTGCAG ATTCAAGGCGAATTGAAGTCTGCTGCAGAAGTGGCCCCCTTAAAGTATAGAGGTGTCTTTGGCACCATGGCTACAATGATCAAGACTGAGGGACCAAGAAGTCTCTACAGTGGTCTGGTAGCTGGTCTCCAACGTCAGATGAGCTTCGCTTCAGTGCGCATTGGACTTTATGATTCTGTGAAGCAGTTCTATACCAAAGGATCTGAAC ATGTTGGTGTTGGAAGCCGCCTACTTGCTGGTTGCACCACCGGAGCCATGGCTGTGGCCTTTGCTCAACCAACTGATGTGGTGAAAGTAAGGTTTCAAGCACAAGCAAACGTGTCTGGTCCAAACAGAAGATATAATGGCACCATCGAAGCCTACAAAACTATCGCCAAGGAAGAAGGTATCCGAGGGTTATGGAAAG GTACTCTACCAAATATTGCCCGTAATGCCATTGTGAACTGCACGGAACTCGTTACCTATGATCTGATCAAGGATCTGTTGATGAAGAATGGTCTGTTGAGTG ATAACCTTCCATGCCATTTCTCTTCTGCTATTGGTGCTGGATTCTGCACAACCATTATTGCTTCGCCTGTTGATGTAGTGAAGACAAGATACATGAACTCTGCCCCTGGCCAATACAACAGTGCCTTAAACTGTGCAGTAACCATGTTTACAAAGGAGGGTCTTACAGCCTTCTATAAAGG GTTTATGCCATCATTTCTACGCCTGGGATCATGGAACATAGTGATGTTTATTACCTATGAACAGCTGAAACGAGCTATGATGGTAGCTACATTTTCTTAA